TAAGATCATAGCCCGTGCTCTGGTTGATAGACTAGTGTATCTCTAATATAATATTCTAGAGTAAAATGTTTCTTTATCTTTCACCGCTCACAACTGTCTAATAGTGATCTGACGGACTTAACCCGTGTCTCTATAAGTTAGAGTAGTGTGCCCAAACACGATGCAGAGTCCAATTCAAAATTGAGTTGGAATACAAAGTGTTTTTATGATCCACCACTGTGTCATGTCCATACAAGTTAAGTGTTCAGGCATAGTCTGATCCTAAAACAAATTGAAACACATGACACATGGTAAATCTCTAAGCCTTAGAGCAGCACAAAAAGGTTTGATTCACAGATGAATTGACAAGATCGCTCGTTGTCCAAGTACAACAATTGCAACGTACGGgtatatctcctacaactaaaaagaacaaagcgtgaacatcttttggtgcgatattagttttggttcgtccgtctgcctccCTTGCGATCCTGGCGCCATCCCGTGAAACTTTCCGCGCCGCCAGGTGGGACCGTGAAACTTTCCTTCATGACAATCACCCTAGTCCCGGATGAAAAGGGATCACCGCAGCCTTCCGCTCGCCCACGATGCGCAATCGTCTTCACCCGCGCCTGCCTTCCTGCGATAGCCCACGCCGCCGCACCCTCGCGCCTGCACCGACACCTTGCCCTGCCCTTGCTCAAACACCGCCGAACACCCGTTGCCGCGACAATAGTCGATGCGTCGGTCCGCCCCTCTCCTGCAATCCACGCCTCCCGTCCGCGCGCGAAAGCCGCAATCACCGCCCCCTGCGACCCGCTGGATCCCACGGGCCGCCGCGGTGCGTGAggctccccatccccatccccgcacCACTGTCGCCCTCGCTCCTGCACCCGCCGCCCACGACCCCGCCGGAGCACCATGACACCTCGCCCACCGGCCGCCGCAACGCCGCCACCGAGTCGCCTCCGCCCGCATCACCCGAGCGCACCACTGCAGCAACATCGGTGCCGTCGCGGGTGCCGGCGCACGCGAGCCCTCCAGCGCGACAGATCCAGGTACTGCCGTCTCCGCATCCTCAGGTCGCCCGTAGGCCCTAGCGCCGCACCCCAGACGCTGGCGTGCACGACCCCTCCGCGCGCGAGCAGATCCACGTACTGCTATGTCTCCCTTCCTTGCGCCTCTCCGCGTCCTTAGGTCGACCTGACCCACTTCCCTGCCATCACAGCATGCCAAGGGATGATGCCCACCCTCATCCATGTACCTACTGCTCTAGGGGTTTGTTGTTGCCCTGATTTGTCAGCCAATCATGGAATTTGCAGCATGTGCGTACTGCAGAGGTAAGATTTCTGCATGAACTATCATGTTCAGTGTGAGGCAATCATGGAATTTGTAGCATGTGCGCACTGCAGAGATAAGATTTCATGCATTATTAGTATATCAATATAAAAACGAGCCTTGCTTTTTGTTACTATAAGCTGGGGATGACCATGTATTGCCTCCACTATTTGGAAAATAAGATGCATATTTGACTGCATCAAGGGGTACAGCCTTCCATGTACGGCATATACACTCATTATAGTAGATATCATTGAAATTATTGTGCTTAAAGTGATCTGATACTGATTACAGCTCGTATCTTTTTGCCATAAAGACCCATACATAACATTTACATTTTCAGTGCCCCTCTTTGCTTACATGGTTGCATTCTTTGCAGAATACCTGTTTCTTTCTTAGCAGATGTATCTAAAGTGTTCTTCGTTTTTTTAGGTTGATATATTCAGACATGCTGCAGTTCTTATGGTGAATTATGTTGATGAAATTCGAACAAAGATTTTTAAGTTGGACTACCTGAATATTGGAGGTGGTTTGGGAATAGATTAACATCATACCATTACTAACACCTATGGATCTCATCAACACTGTAAGCTCAGCATCCTTACCCATATACACTCATTAGTAGATGTCATTTCAATTATTTTGCTTAAACTGATCTGATGCTTTCCAAACCCGTAATGGTGTTAATTTAGCATTACTTCACCAGATAAAGGTTCTCTTTTTAAATAAAAGTTTTACAATTTGTTTTACTAATCCATGTTCATTGTCTACATTTTTGGGCCATATCCTACCAAATGCATCTTAGTGATTGAGTAATCTTAGCTATTACATATTCTTATCGTGTTGGAATTGATGGCCATGACATCCTTTTCATAGTTCGATAAAAAAGCCGATTTTAATTCTTTTGTGCAGACCCAGGAATGGACGACGCACCTATTATTGTCGAGGTTTCAAAATGAATTCGATAAGAAGGTCGAT
This sequence is a window from Miscanthus floridulus cultivar M001 chromosome 10, ASM1932011v1, whole genome shotgun sequence. Protein-coding genes within it:
- the LOC136488774 gene encoding proline-rich receptor-like protein kinase PERK2: MRNRLHPRLPSCDSPRRRTLAPAPTPCPALAQTPPNTRCRDNSRCVGPPLSCNPRLPSARESRNHRPLRPAGSHGPPRCVRLPIPIPAPLSPSLLHPPPTTPPEHHDTSPTGRRNAATESPPPASPERTTAATSVPSRVPAHASPPARQIQVLPSPHPQVARRP